A window of Castanea sativa cultivar Marrone di Chiusa Pesio chromosome 1, ASM4071231v1 contains these coding sequences:
- the LOC142622084 gene encoding putative cyclin-A3-1 isoform X2 yields the protein MAEQENCVRITRAAKKRALSAASGSPNKRRVVLGELPNLSNVVGPVNNKPVTKTKPKAKKALTTTLTSTTKGSPTKVEIDDSCDDPQLCGAYAADIDDYLHKMEMESKRRPLSNYLEKVQKEVTANMRGVLVDWLVEVAEEYKLLPDTLYLAISYIDRFLSLNVVHKQKLQLLGVSSMLIASKYEEITAPDVGDFCYITDNTYPKEEVVKMEADILKSLKFEMGNPTVKTFLRFTSVAQKNNKSPNLQLEFLGYYLGELSLLDYNCVKFLPSLVAASVIFLAKFIIQPMIHPWCATLQQYSGYKPADLKDCVLIIHDLYVSKKGGSLQAIREKYKQHKFKYVASMPSPPEIPASYFEDLKE from the exons ATGGCAGAGCAAGAGAACTGTGTGCGCATCACTCGCGCAGCGAAAAAGAGAGCCTTGTCTGCAGCTTCAGGCTCACCTAACAAGAGGCGCGTGGTGTTGGGGGAGCTGCCGAACTTGTCGAACGTTGTTGGTCCGGTGAACAACAAGCCTGTAACGAAGACAAAGCCAAAGGCAAAGAAGGCACTTACGACAACGTTAACAAGCACAACAAAGGGTAGTCCCACAAAGGTGGAAATCGATGACAGTTGTGATGATCCCCAACTTTGTGGAGCTTATGCAGCCGACATTGATGACTATCTTCACAAAATGGAG atgGAATCAAAGAGAAGGCCATTGTCGAATTACCTTGAGAAGGTTCAGAAGGAAGTTACTGCTAACATGAGAGGGGTTTTGGTGGATTGGTTGGTTGAGGTTGCAGAGGAGTACAAGCTTCTTCCAGACACTTTGTATCTCGCTATTTCATATATTGATAGATTCCTATCTTTGAACGTTGTCCATAAGCAGAAGCTTCAATTGTTGGGTGTTTCGTCAATGCTCATTGCCTC GAAGTATGAAGAAATTACTGCTCCAGATGTGGGTGATTTTTGTTACATTACGGATAATACATATCCTAAGGAAGAG GTAGTGAAGATGGAGGCTGATATACTTAAGTCACTAAAGTTTGAAATGGGCAATCCAACAGTAAAGACATTTTTAAG ATTCACTAGCGTTGCTCAAAAGAACAACAAA AGTCCCAATTTGCAGTTAGAGTTCCTTGGCTATTATCTTGGGGAGTTAAGTTTGTTAGACTATAACTGTGTGAAATTCTTACCTTCCTTGGTGGCTGCATCAGTTATCTTTCTTGCAAAATTTATCATTCAACCAATGATACATCCTTGG TGCGCAACACTTCAACAATATTCTGGATACAAACCAGCTGATTTAAAGGATTGCGTTCTTATCATACATGACTTGTATGTCAGTAAAAAAGGAGGCTCTTTACAAGCCATAAGAGAGAAATACAAGCAGCATAAG TTCAAATATGTGGCAAGTATGCCTTCACCTCCAGAAATACCTGCTTCTTACTTTGAAGATCTAAAAGAATGA
- the LOC142622085 gene encoding putative cyclin-A3-1: MAEEESCVRITRAAEKRALSAASGSPNKKRVVLGELPNLSNVVVPVNTKPVTKPKAKKAITTTLISTTKGSPTKVETDASYDDPQLCGAYASDIDDYLHKMEMESKRRPLPNYLEKVHKEVTANMRGVLVDWLVEVAEEYKLLPDTLYLAVSYIDRFLSLNVVHKQKLQLLGVSSMLIASKYEEISLNKRKYEEITALDVGDCCYILGNTYPKEEVVKMEADILKSLKFEMGNPTVKTFLRRFTSVAQKNNKSPNLQLEFLGYYLGELSLLDSNSLKFLPSLVAASVIFLARFIIQPMIRPWCATLQQYSGYKPADLKDCVLIIHDLYVSRRGGPLQVIREKYKQHKFKYVASMPSPEIPASYFEDPKE; encoded by the exons ATGGCAGAGGAAGAGAGCTGTGTGCGCATCACTCGAGCAGCCGAAAAGAGAGCCTTGTCTGCAGCTTCAGGCTCACCTAACAAGAAGCGCGTGGTGTTGGGGGAGCTTCCGAACTTGTCAAACGTTGTTGTTCCGGTGAATACCAAGCCTGTAACAAAGCCAAAGGCAAAAAAGGCAATAACGACAACGTTAATAAGCACAACAAAGGGTAGTCCCACAAAGGTGGAAACCGATGCCAGTTATGATGATCCCCAACTTTGTGGAGCTTATGCCTCCGACATTGATGACTATCTTCACAAAATGGAG atgGAATCAAAGAGAAGGCCATTGCCGAATTACCTTGAGAAGGTTCATAAGGAAGTTACTGCTAACATGAGAGGGGTTTTGGTGGATTGGTTGGTTGAGGTTGCAGAGGAGTATAAGCTTCTTCCAGACACTTTGTATCTCGCTGTTTCATATATTGATAGATTCCTTTCTTTGAACGTTGTCCATAAGCAGAAACTTCAATTGTTGGGTGTTTCTTCAATGCTCATTGCCTC GAAGTATGAAGAAATATCATTAAACAAAAGGAAGTATGAAGAAATTACTGCTTTAGATGTGGGTGATTGTTGTTACATTTTGGGGAATACATATCCTAAGGAGGAG GTGGTGAAGATGGAGGCTGATATACTCAAGTCACTAAAGTTTGAAATGGGCAATCCTACAGTAAAGACATTTTTAAG AAGATTCACTAGCGTTGCTCAAAAGAACAACAAA AGTCCCAATTTGCAGTTAGAGTTCCTTGGCTATTATCTTGGGGAGTTAAGTTTATTAGACTCTAACTCTCTGAAATTCTTACCTTCCTTGGTGGCTGCATCAGTTATCTTTCTTGCAAGATTTATCATTCAACCAATGATACGTCCTTGG TGCGCAACACTGCAACAATATTCTGGATACAAACCAGCTGATTTAAAGGATTGTGTTCTTATCATACATGACTTGTATGTTAGTAGAAGAGGAGGCCCTTTACAAGTCATAAGAGAGAAATACAAGCAGCATAAG TTCAAATACGTGGCAAGTATGCCTTCTCCAGAAATACCTGCTTCTTACTTTGAAGATCCAAAAGAATGA
- the LOC142622084 gene encoding putative cyclin-A3-1 isoform X1, giving the protein MAEQENCVRITRAAKKRALSAASGSPNKRRVVLGELPNLSNVVGPVNNKPVTKTKPKAKKALTTTLTSTTKGSPTKVEIDDSCDDPQLCGAYAADIDDYLHKMEMESKRRPLSNYLEKVQKEVTANMRGVLVDWLVEVAEEYKLLPDTLYLAISYIDRFLSLNVVHKQKLQLLGVSSMLIASKYEEITAPDVGDFCYITDNTYPKEEVVKMEADILKSLKFEMGNPTVKTFLRRFTSVAQKNNKSPNLQLEFLGYYLGELSLLDYNCVKFLPSLVAASVIFLAKFIIQPMIHPWCATLQQYSGYKPADLKDCVLIIHDLYVSKKGGSLQAIREKYKQHKFKYVASMPSPPEIPASYFEDLKE; this is encoded by the exons ATGGCAGAGCAAGAGAACTGTGTGCGCATCACTCGCGCAGCGAAAAAGAGAGCCTTGTCTGCAGCTTCAGGCTCACCTAACAAGAGGCGCGTGGTGTTGGGGGAGCTGCCGAACTTGTCGAACGTTGTTGGTCCGGTGAACAACAAGCCTGTAACGAAGACAAAGCCAAAGGCAAAGAAGGCACTTACGACAACGTTAACAAGCACAACAAAGGGTAGTCCCACAAAGGTGGAAATCGATGACAGTTGTGATGATCCCCAACTTTGTGGAGCTTATGCAGCCGACATTGATGACTATCTTCACAAAATGGAG atgGAATCAAAGAGAAGGCCATTGTCGAATTACCTTGAGAAGGTTCAGAAGGAAGTTACTGCTAACATGAGAGGGGTTTTGGTGGATTGGTTGGTTGAGGTTGCAGAGGAGTACAAGCTTCTTCCAGACACTTTGTATCTCGCTATTTCATATATTGATAGATTCCTATCTTTGAACGTTGTCCATAAGCAGAAGCTTCAATTGTTGGGTGTTTCGTCAATGCTCATTGCCTC GAAGTATGAAGAAATTACTGCTCCAGATGTGGGTGATTTTTGTTACATTACGGATAATACATATCCTAAGGAAGAG GTAGTGAAGATGGAGGCTGATATACTTAAGTCACTAAAGTTTGAAATGGGCAATCCAACAGTAAAGACATTTTTAAG AAGATTCACTAGCGTTGCTCAAAAGAACAACAAA AGTCCCAATTTGCAGTTAGAGTTCCTTGGCTATTATCTTGGGGAGTTAAGTTTGTTAGACTATAACTGTGTGAAATTCTTACCTTCCTTGGTGGCTGCATCAGTTATCTTTCTTGCAAAATTTATCATTCAACCAATGATACATCCTTGG TGCGCAACACTTCAACAATATTCTGGATACAAACCAGCTGATTTAAAGGATTGCGTTCTTATCATACATGACTTGTATGTCAGTAAAAAAGGAGGCTCTTTACAAGCCATAAGAGAGAAATACAAGCAGCATAAG TTCAAATATGTGGCAAGTATGCCTTCACCTCCAGAAATACCTGCTTCTTACTTTGAAGATCTAAAAGAATGA
- the LOC142605437 gene encoding putative cyclin-A3-1, with protein sequence MAEQGKNVRMTRLAKKRAAMAEEERPAKKRVVLGEITNSSNVVVSAGGSEEPPPQKQPKSKTKGKGVKKALTTTAKLEETKEKDNEDKSDDPQMCGPYVSEIYDYLHNMEVDPKRRPMPDYIERVQKDVNSNMRGILVDWLVEVAEEYKLVSDTLYLTISYVDRYLSLNSLHRHKLQLLGVSAMLVASKYEEISPPHVEEFCYITDNTYTKEEVVKMEADILKSLSFEVGNPTIKTFLRRFNKVAQESYKTPNLQLEFLGYYLAELSLLDYHCVKFLPSMVAASVMFVARFMIRPKMHPWCSALQMYSGYKPADLKECVLIIHDLYLSRRGGTFQAVRGKYKQHKFKCVATMPSPPEIPASYFEDVRE encoded by the exons ATGGCGGAGCAAGGGAAGAACGTGCGCATGACGCGCTTGGCGAAGAAGAGGGCCGCCATGGCTGAAGAGGAAAGGCCTGCCAAGAAGAGAGTGGTGTTGGGCGAGATTACAAACTCGTCAAACGTCGTCGTAAGTGCTGGTGGTTCTGAAGAGCCGCCGCCACAGAAACAGCCCAAGAGTAAAACCAAGGGTAAGGGGGTCAAGAAGGCATTGACGACCACTGCAAAGCTCGAGGAGACAAAGGAGAAAGACAATGAGGACAAGTCCGATGATCCCCAGATGTGCGGGCCTTATGTTTCTGAGATTTATGACTACCTTCACAACATGGAG GTGGATCCAAAAAGAAGACCTATGCCTGATTACATTGAGAGGGTTCAGAAGGATGTCAATTCTAATATGAGGGGTATACTAGTGGATTGGTTGGTTGAGGTTGCAGAAGAGTACAAGCTGGTTTCAGATACCTTGTACCTCACCATTTCTTATGTTGATAGATACCTGTCTTTGAATTCCCTCCATAGGCATAAGCTTCAGCTACTGGGTGTTTCAGCGATGCTTGTTGCCTC AAAGTATGAAGAGATTAGTCCTCCGCATGTGGAAGAGTTCTGTTACATAACAGATAATACTTATACTAAGGAAGAG GTGGTGAAAATGGAGGCTGACATACTTAAGTCACTGAGTTTTGAAGTGGGCAATCCTACAATAAAGACATTTCTAAG ACGATTCAATAAAGTTGCTCAAGAGAGTTACAAA ACTCCTAATCTTCAGTTGGAGTTCCTTGGTTACTACCTTGCGGAGCTAAGTTTGTTAGATTACCATTGTGTAAAATTTTTGCCTTCTATGGTTGCTGCATCTGTTATGTTTGTGGCAAGATTTATGATCCGGCCAAAGATGCATCCTTGG TGTTCAGCCCTGCAAATGTACTCTGGATATAAGCCAGCTGATTTAAAGGAATGTGTTCTTATTATACATGACTTGTATCTGAGTAGAAGAGGTGGCACTTTTCAAGCTGTAAGAGGGAAATACAAGCAGCACAAG TTCAAATGTGTGGCAACCATGCCTTCACCTCCAGAAATACCAGCTTCTTATTTTGAAGATGTCAGAGAATGA